In Rutidosis leptorrhynchoides isolate AG116_Rl617_1_P2 chromosome 6, CSIRO_AGI_Rlap_v1, whole genome shotgun sequence, the DNA window tccaaaagaattaccggggctacctccactcagatgtgtagaattccagattgatctcataccaggagctgcacctgtagcccgatctccatatacacttgcaccttcagaaatgcaagaattacaagaccagttgcaagaattatcggaccgtggatttattcgtcctagtttttcaccttggggtgctcctattctgttcgtcaagaagaaggatggatctatgagaatgtgcatagattaccgagaattaaacaaattaacgatcaagaatcggtacccattaccgaggattgatgatttgtttgatcaattgcaaggatcaagtgtttattccaagattgatctacgctccggatatcatcagctgagagtgaaggaagaagatgttcctaaaaccgcgttcagaacccgttacggtcactatgaatttctagtcatgccttttggattgactaatgctccagcagtattcatggatctaatgaatcgcatctgtagaccgtatttagacaaatttgtcattgtttttatcgacgacatattgatttactcgaagaacaaggaagaacatgagcaacacttaagactggtactagagatactcaagaaagaagaattgtacgcaaaattttcgaagtgtgatttctggttacaagaagtacaatttttgggacatgttgtcagtaaacatggaattaaagttgaccctgccaagatcgaagccattagtaaatgggaaacaccgaagactccaacacaaatccgccaattcttaggtcttgctggttactaccgaagattcattcaaaatttctctagaatcgccaaacccttaacttcattgactcaaaagggaaagaagtatgattggtccacagaacaggaatcctcattccagttgttaaagaagaagttaacgtctgcacccattttgtcattaccagaaggaaatgatgatttcgtgatctattgtgacgcttcgcgccaaggtttaggatgtgtattaatgcaacgcacaaaagttatcgcatatgcctcacgacaactaaaaattcatgaaaagaactatacaacacacgatttggaacttggagctgtagtttttgcactcaaaatatggagacactatctatatggcaccaagtgtacagtgtacactgaccataagagtcttcagcatatttttgatcaaaaacaactcaatatgagacaacgtcgctgggtagagttgttaaacgattacgattgtgaaatccgttaccaccccggaaaggctaatgttgtagctgatgccctaagtcgaaaagaaagagtaaaacctcttagggtccgagctttgaatattacaattcgtaccgatctcacaaagcaaattcaagcagcacagttagaagctttaaaagaagaaaatgaaaaaggcgaaatgagcagagggttagaaaaacagcttgaggtaaaagccgatggaaccctgtattttgctgataggatatgggtaccaaaatatggtaatctaaggcaactagtactagatgaagcacacaaaacgaggtactcaattcacccaggaaacgggaaaatgtaccacgatctcaagaagttttattggtggcctaatatgaagacagaaattgctacttatgtaagcaaatgtttgacgtgtgcaaaggtcaaagctgagcaccaaaagccgtcaggattactgcaacaaccagaaattccgcagtggaaatgggaaagaataaccatggatttcattacgaaattgccaaggactgcaagtagtcatgatactatttgggtgatagtcgatcgtctaactaaatcagctcactttctaccaataaaggagacagacagtatagagaaattagcacgcctatatttgaaggaagtagtttccaggcatggtgtacccatctctatcatatctgatcgcgacacccgattcacatcacgtttctggcagtcattacaaaaagcattgggaactcgattagatatgagcaccgcttatcacccacagacagatggtcaaagtgaaagaacaatacaaacattggaagacatgttacgggcatgcgtgattgactttggaaccagttgggatcgacacttaccgttggcagaattttcatacaataacagctatcatacgagcatcaacgcagcgccatttgaagcactttacggtagaaagtgcagatctcctatatgttggagtgaagtaggagaaagacaacttactggaccagaaattattcacgaaaccaccgaaaagatcattcaaatacaacagcgattgaaaacggccatgagtcgccaaaagagttatgctgatgtaagaagaaaaccgctagaatttcaagtgggcgacaaagtcatgttgaaagtgtcaccctggaaaggcgttgtacgattcggtaaacgaggaaagctaagtcctaggtacgtaggaccctttgaaatcaccgaaagaattggaacagttgcttatcgattaaagctaccgcaagaacttagtagtgttcacaacacatttcacgtgtcaaatttgaagaaatgtttagctgaagaggatgtcgtaattcctcttgacgaaatacgaatcaatgataaactccattttatcgaagaacctgttgaaatcatggaccgtgaggtcaaacaattaaaacaaagcaaaataccgatagttagagttcgttggaacgcaagacgaggacccgagtttacttgggaacgtgaagatcaaatgaagcaaaagtatccacatttgttcactgatatcgctcatgaaacaggtactactcaaaatttcgggacgaaattttctttaacggggaggtactgtgatgacccgaaaaatttcgactaatttaaaccaattctctttatgatttaatattatgtaaatatacatatatgtatgtatatatatatatatatatatatatatatatatatatatatatatatatatatatatatatattataagatgtacaagtaaaaacgactttcctacagtaaaacattaattgctacagtaaaaatgactttcctacagtaaaacattaactgctacagtaaaaatgactttgctacagtaaaacactatttgctacagtaaaaccgtattttgctacagtgctacagtgaaaacgactttgctacagtgatttgctacagtaaaacactatttgctacagtaacactatttgctacagtaaaacactatttgctacagtaaaacattatttgctacagtaaaatactatttgatgtcgacgaactagcaaacagaaacagaaaaggcggccatgcgatcgcatggcaaaaacactgaaaactcatgcgatcgcatgagctacagtaaatcgaaaagtaatataaatacgcagtttgttcgacgatgtttttcatatttaacttaatatttatatttatattataattataattttaaatttaagtttaataataataaggtatatacgagggtgttttaattcgggtttcaaaccgctttaagctaaggaaatattaggtattattcggggtattattcttgaatccaaggccaaccatacagtcatctaccatcattacgtctacgcaatttgcctacaatattgaatcgcaatattgaactgtgagttatagtctccctttttaaatactttaaatatttttgggctgagaatacatgcaatttattttaaacgcaataagacacaagtacatacaaaattctacactgagttaaaccgaaaatcccttagctttggtaactagtagctgccagtacataggatatggactggtgggcgcgaataattgtatatggatccatagggcttgacatccccgtccgagctagagcgctagccttttaacggacgtatgttatttgagtttaagacacgttggtttgcgcgtattaaaacgaatggggtaattatcactatagcgttaagtttagttaccagggtgctctgttacgtagaatctattgataaacttttgatgaaatcttgtggtctatctttatatatgtttatgactcgagcaattaaacctataactcaccaacattcgtgttgactttttagcatgttttattctcaggtccttagaatgcttccgctgtgatgtgcttgttgcctgcatggagtctctcatgctttgtacaaagtttattgcattcaaaataaaactgcgttgtgtaataaataattggactgtgatgtcaacccgtaaattaaagacttatgtatttcggggttttgcttatacctaagcacttgcccacatgtttataactttctatgtttagaaagtcacttattttaatgaatgcaatattttatcaaaacgtatcatatagaggtcaaaacctcactgtggaatcaatgattaacgtgccgcgtcaatagcgattttgacgggtcgttacagcttGTTTGTTTGCCTCTGCGtaggctgttttttttttttttttgcttggcGTTTGGGCTTTTCATTCGCAGTTGTTCATAATTGCGTTGTatcattttcttttattatttttaataaaagttcatCGGAGTAatcctttccaaaaaaaaaaaaatgacaatTATTGAAATGTGCAATAATTATATAAACGTTGATAGCATCTTTAAAGATTGTCGTTACAAAAATTTATCATTTACTAGTAAATCTTTATGTACGTCATCTTATACGAAAATACTACAAAAATACATACAACTCAAGTTACAATTACAAATTAGAtagattttacaaatttacaaatatgatataataaataataaaataaattaatttatTTATCCTATATACTGATTATAGTCCAAAATATGATCGTTTTTGCCATACCAAGTTTATCAAACCACAACCAACACCAACTTGCAAAACTTGCCCCTAAACTATGGTACAATCTATAACTTCTTCGGGGTATAACacgtaaattattattttattaaaaaacttTACTCAAATttcacccaaatttttaacgggtCGTATTTTTTCACtcaccgcgagttaaattttttcgacaccaccgttcaactcgaaataattttacaaatacaacgcaactaactatatgCGAAACAGACGCATTTTAAAAAATGCTTAACATTTCAGGCtatctttcatatatatatatatatatatatatatatatatatatatatatacacacacacacaaataataaacaacccaaactaGTTACATTATATCGATGATTTCGTTCCCCTTTTAACGCGGTTTTTCTAGCACCATGCGTATCCAAACATATACCCACATCAACGCGTTTTAAACTCTGTAAATACATaacactacgttaaatatgaatatgtaaCTCGAAAGGAACCGTCATTGCGGGCCCTATTTTACTAGTATAAATACAAAATGCAAATTAGTAGCAGAAGAAGATAAAAACACAAAACCCCGCTAAAGCAAACAAGTGTCTACGATGAATGAAAACATATGTATGTGAATATCCGGGTTTAGAAGGCATTCGGATCCAAACACCCGCTATCTGTAATCACTTCAAGCAGTGGATGCTTCTTGGGTAGCAGAAAACTTTCATAATTCAAATTAAGGGGAAAATTGGGGTTTCTACCAGCGGGAACCAATCGAGAATTGAGCCAATCGGAAGACCTAGGTTACGAAACCCTAGATTCGGTATATCTATTTCAGTGTATCAGCAGCCTTCTGTAGCTAGctattaataactagggtttaaccAGCAATTTCAATATGGTAATTTATCGTCTACATATCTAGCATTCAGTTCATACCTTATAATTCTCTACTTGTGTTCGCTTTTTCTTGTTTTTAATTCGATGGCGTAAAGTTGTTCTTCACGATCGATAAATTGATTGTAATTGCAGTTTATGTATGTGTTTTTAGCTTAAATTGGTTTAGATTTAGATAAAGCCTTTAAAAAAAGAACTGGTTTAGATAAAGAGTTAACCTAATTAGGTTAGTTTTCAAGTGTAGAAGTAATTTGTCTGTTATCGAAGTTTATgcataatgatgattatgatgatggaaCAAGGTGAGTGTGTTTTAGCATTAGTAAATGGTCAAATGTTCTAATGTAAAATGAGTAAACGGGTAAGGTTTCTCACGTTCAGGCTACTCGGGAATGGGGAGTATTTTACTTGCTTGTGCTAATGTGTAGTTACTTAAGTGGGAAGCCACTTGTGCATATTTTTATAGATACAACGAATTCATTTTATGTTCACTGTTATTGACAGAACAAACTGGGAAGAGGAAACCGTGACAAGATTCAGCAGTTTATGACCATTACTGGAGCAAGGTCATCCACCCTTCTTATTTATCTGTTAACTTTGTTAAAAGCCtagtaatgatacttttatctgTTCAAAAGCTTGTTATCTTTCATTTGAGAATCTTGAttgcgtttacagtttttgttgactGATTAATTGTAGCTTGTACTTGTTTCATATGAACACAGTGAAAAGGTTGCTCTCCAAACACTGAAGACTAGCGATTGGCATCTTGATGGGGCGTTTGATATCTTCTATAGCCAGCCTGTTCCTAAATCATCATATACGGACACAAAACATATAGAGAAACTCTACAATAAATACAAAGGTAAGATTACTCATTATTATTGTTTTGTTAAGACATTGCTTATCTATGCATTTTGCATTAAATCGTTTTCATTTACAGAactatattattaatgattattgaATCTGATTGTGTTGTCTTATAGATCCTTATGCTGATATGATTATGGCTGATGGTATTAGTAATCTCTGCAATGACCTTCAGGTAACTGAAGCACACATATGCTCAAACAAATAATCATTAAGGTTACTTGGGTTTTCTTATTTAATGTATAAACTACTCAGAATCTACACTGAGAACACATTATTTTCTGGTTGGAGATTATGACCATTAAGAAAATAAGGTttttgttgatgtttgattgatgaCGGAGTCTTTTGTATACTAATACCTGTTCTCTTTCTTGCAGGTGGATCCACAAGATATTGTTATGGTATGTCAAGATGTATATTTACATATTAAGTTTGGTTTTTTTATATTTTAAGTACATCGAAGGTCCAACTTCAAGTTTATTAAGCATTCCATAGATAAAACTAAtattttgtttttgaaaagaaaaatTATCTTCAAGTCTTCAAGGAATATTATAGTAAAGTTCTACACAGATGAAATCTATTAGCGGGCCTACAGGGTAAGTTTTGTGACAAATTTTGCTAATGCTGTTTCAGTTGGTTGTTTCATGGCACATGAAAGCTGCTACCATGTGTGAATTTTCAAAGCAGGAATTTGTTGGTGGCTTGCAGTCTCTTGGGTAAAGACAATTATTTACACCTTTTTTATGGTAAATATAAACTGATAAATTCtgaaatttgaaattttttttaatcacTTTTCGTTACAGGGTAGATTCGCTGGAGAAATTTCGCGAAAAGATACCATTAATGCGGTCTGAGCTGAAAGATGAtcgtaagtattaagtattatacctTAGCATTTGCTATCATAATTTAAAAACTAGCTTAACTATAGTTGTTACTCTAAAGGTCATCTTTTTATTTGATGCATCTAGTATTCTAGTCCATGAACTTGAACCATTTTGATTCTATGAAAGAGCTGATACTGATTTACTGAAATTGGTTTTGTTGTATTTTATCTTATTTAATCAGAGAAGTTTAAGGAGATTTACATTTTTGCATTTGGCTGGGCAAAAGAAAAGGTACTTATGTGGCACAATTTTTTCTATTTACTTCATTTTCACAGTTGTCGTTACCTGCATCATTATTCATTACTATACTACTTTATTAGGTTTTAATGACAGTTAGTATGGTTAGTCTTATATAGTTATATTTTGTCAAAGCTACAGATGCTTGAGAAAAAACTATGGCTagatatttgattatttgtgtactAGTTTATGTAATGAGTCTATCCATTCACATGCACATATGTATGTACATCCGTATGACCGTATGTATGTATTAATTAAGTAACGATTAAGCAGAAACTGTTAATATATTTTATGATTACAGGGTCAGAAATCTTTGGCATTGGATACAGCGATAGGAATGTGGCAATTGTTGTTCGAAGAAAAGCAGTGGCCATTGGTTGAGCATTGGTGCCAATTCTTACAGGTACCTTAAGACTTTCACCTTGATCGTTTTACTTATTTGTCTTGTGTTATAAGTTTCGGTTTATCAATTACTtttgtttttcattatttttccatTTCAGGCACGGCATAATAAGGCTATTTCTCGAGACACTTGGTCTCAACTACTGGAATTTGCAAGAGTAAGATACAAGCCCTCATTTCAAGCATACTTGCATCAAATTTGTTCACCTAGGTTTTATGCATAAGATATACACTTTAAGCTACTACTTAAACCTGTTTGATccgtttttcttaaaaaaaaaaaaaaaaaaaaacttcttacTCGTTTGACTTGTATCCTTGTAAGTACAAATTTTTTAACTCCGTTTAAGGTCAAATGTAAAACCCAAAATACCTATATACATGTTTGTTCATTTTGTAACTTAAATGTATTTTAATCTGCCATCATGAAATACATGGTATCGTAATGAGGATAACAAACGAGACCATATGCATGATTTTTGGAAACCATAATTTCAATATGTTTGAGGCTTAGGTGGTCTATGCAGAATCTTATCGCTTGTTCGTTCTCCATTAAACTTGATGTTTCTACTAACCTATATGCAGATTGTGGATCCTACCCTATCAAACTACGATGCTGAAGGTGCTTGGCCATATCTTATTGATGAATTTGTAGAGTACCTGACAGAGAACGGCATAATTCAACAAAAGCCCCGTGTGCTTGATTAAGTTGGCTTTATTTAATTGAATATTGGGGTCACAAATTGTAGCAGTCTGCAAAAACAGGTTAAATGATTCGGATGATTTCTATTTCGTCTGGTGTTTTGTTCTATTTGCTTTGACCAATTAAGTTCCACATAGGTCCATCATTTAAGAAACacgatattatattatatttgctaAATTAAAGAAAAATA includes these proteins:
- the LOC139853080 gene encoding uncharacterized protein yields the protein MNKLGRGNRDKIQQFMTITGASEKVALQTLKTSDWHLDGAFDIFYSQPVPKSSYTDTKHIEKLYNKYKDPYADMIMADGISNLCNDLQVDPQDIVMLVVSWHMKAATMCEFSKQEFVGGLQSLGVDSLEKFREKIPLMRSELKDDQKFKEIYIFAFGWAKEKGQKSLALDTAIGMWQLLFEEKQWPLVEHWCQFLQARHNKAISRDTWSQLLEFARIVDPTLSNYDAEGAWPYLIDEFVEYLTENGIIQQKPRVLD